GCCATGACCTCAGCCACGCCCATGGTCGCGCACAAGAACTTTGATTACGAAATCGGCTTCCTGGACCTGTTCACCGGTGCCATCGGCGTTTTTTTTGATGCCGGAGAGCAGACCTTGCTTATGGGAGCCGGCTCCATGGGTGAGGCCAGCGCCGCGGCCATTTTGCTCGGCGCGGCCTATCTGCTGTACACCAGGACGGCCCAATGGCGGTTGATGATTCCGCCGATCCTTGGCGCGAGCGCGTTGTGCCTTTTCCTCCGCTACGGTCTGGACGTGGAGGCTGTACCTCCCCTGCATTTCACGCTGTTCTCCGGGGCCCTGCTCTACGCCGCCGTGTTCATGGTCACCGAGCCGGTCAGCGCCCCGAAGCTGCCCAAGTCGCAGTGGATCTACGGCCTGTTCATCGGGATGATGATCGTCTTTTTCCGCTCCTACGGCATTTTTTACGGGGCCGTCGCTTTTTCCATCCTCCTTGGGAACATGATCGCTCCGTCGCTGGATCTGTGGATCAAGCGTTTTACAGCGCCCGCTCCCAAGCCGAAAGCCACGCCGGCAGGAGAGGCGAAGGCATGAAAAAAGACTCCCTGCCCTATGTTCTCGGGTTCATGCTGGCCATCAGTGTTTTTTTCGGTGCCGGCGTCTCCCTGGTCCATCACGGCACCAAAGACATGCTGGCCCGCAACGAACAACTCCACCGCAACCGGACCATCGCCCAGGCCTTTGAACTGAGCGTCGAAGGTCGGGACGCGGAAGCCTTTGCAGCTGCTGTCCAGGAACATATCCGGGAAAAGGCCTTGCCCTCGGACCAGCGTACCTGGACGGTCTTCGAGCGGATAACGGACGCCGAGGACCAGGCGGACGTGGGCTTCATCTTCCAGGGTCAGGGGGTCTGGGATCTGATTCGCGGCATTATCGTGCTCAGCCCGGATCTGACCACCGTGCGCAACATCCGTTTTCTCCAGCACGCGGAAACTCCGGGCCTGGGAGGACGGATCGAAGAGGACTGGTTTCTCGAACAGTTTCAGGGCCTGAGCATCGCCTGGGATCGTCCTCGGGACCGACGGGTGATCATCGGCCAGGCCCTGGACCCCAACGCTCCCAACCGTGTCGACGCCATCACCGGTGCCACGGGGACTTCCCAGGCGCTGATGGACATGCTGAACAACGAATTGCACCGGTTTCGAGAGGCCTACCTGGAAGCCTCGCAGGACGCCTTGCACGCCGACGACTCCGAGGGCTAAGCCATGGCCGAGACATCCAAAACCATTTTCGAGAAAGGCATCTGGTCGGAAAATCCGGTCTACCGCCAAGTCCTGGGCATCTGCTCGGCCCTGGCCGTGACCAACCTGCTGACCAACACCCTGCTGATGTGCGCCGGGGTGATCTTCACCACCGCCATGTCCAACCTGACCGTCTCCATCCTGCGCAACTACATTCCCAAGCGCATCCGGATGATGGTCCAGGTGTTGATCATCGCGAGCTTCGTGATGATGGTGGACATCATGATCCGGGCCGGAGCCCCGGACATTCACCGCTTCATCGGCCCCTACGTGGGTCTGATCATCACCAACTGCATCATCATGGGCCGGGCCGAGGCCTTTGCCAGCCAGAACCGTCCCTGGCCCTCGCTCCTGGACGGTCTGGCCACCGGCCTGGGCTACTCCTTCGTGCTCATCGCCATCGCCCTGATCCGCGAACCCCTGGGCTTCGGAACCATCCTCGGCTTCCCCCTCCCGGCCAGGGATCTCTGGTGGCACTCCTGGACCATCATGATCATGCCCCCCGGCGCCTTTTTCACCCTGGGCCTGCTCACCTGGTGGGCCAGAGCCAAGACGGATCCCAGCGTCAAGGGATGATTTTCGATACTTTATTCGAATTGACGAAGCAGACGAATGCGAATTGACTTTGACCCCGCGAAGTCCGCTAAAAATGCCCAAGAGCGAGATATTCCCTTCGATCTCGCCGCCAAGTTCGAGTGGGCCGACGCGGTGTTTGCCGAAGACGTTCGAAATCAATATCCTGAGCGCCGATTCATCGCCGTGGGCTACCTGGGCGGTCGATTGCACGTGGTCTGCTTTACTCCAATAATTGGGGGAATCAGGATAATCAGCATGCGTAAGGCAAATGAAAGAGAGGCAAAAGCATATGGAAAAGCCATTGCCAATGACCGATCATGAAGGTGAAGTCCGGGAACTTACGGCTGAAGACTTTCAGTCCTTCGGTTCGCCGGAAAATGTTTTGCCTCAGGAATTGCGTGAAACGCTGACAAACTATCAACGCCCGGCTGACACCTCTCCCCGTGTCGTCAACCTCCTCCTTTCCCGGGATATTGTCGAGTGCTTTCAGGCCACCGGCGACGGCTGGCAACAACGGATCAACAGCGCCCTCCGCGACTGGCTGCGTCACCACAATCCAGCATCGTTGCGATAGATTTGCGTCAGCCCAACCAATTCCACACCGACAAGCCCCCCTGAAGACCTGATACGCTCAGTTTCAACCATAACCCCTTCGCATGTTTTCCTTCCTCCACGTCGCCGACATCCACCTGGACAGCCCATTGCATGGATTGTCCAGGTATGAAGGCGCGCCCGTGGACGAAATCCGGGGAGCGACCCGTCAGGCCCTTGCCAATCTGGTGGACTACGCCGTGGACAACGCGGTTCCCTTGGTCGTCCTGGCCGGAGACGTGTACGACGCCGATTGCCCGGACTACCAGACCCTGCTCCATTTCGCCGAGCAGATGTCCCGGCTGGGAGGGCACGGCATTCAGGTGGTCATGATCCGGGGCAACCACGACGCGGACAACCCCATGACGGCTTCCTTGCGCCTGCCCGAAAACGTCCACGTTCTGTCCTCGACCAAAGCCGACACCTGGCGTTCTCCGGACCTGCCCGTGGCCGTGCACGGCCGCTCCTACGCCGGACGGGAAATCCTGGACAACCTCGCCGCGACCTACCCCGCCCCCTTGCCCGACCTGTTCAATATCGGGCTCTTGCACACGGCCATGACCGGACGAGCCGGTCACGCCAGGTACGCCCCCTGCTCCCTGAACGACCTGACGGCCAAGGGCTACCAGTACTGGGCACTGGGCCACGTCCACGACCACGAGATCGTCCACCGCGATCCGCACGTGGTCTACAGCGGCTGCATCCAGGGCCGGCACATTCGGGAAGCCGGGGCCAAGGGCTGCGTCCGGGTGGACGTCCATCCGGACGGCACGGTCCGGACCGAACGGGTGATCCTGGACGTGCTGCGCTGGATGCTTCTGGACTTGAACCTGACCGGGGCCCGCGACCTGGACGACCTCCGCCTGGCCGTGACCAGCGGGCTGCGCGACGCGCTCGCGGCCCGACAGGACGACCGCCTGACCGCCGTCCGGTTGCGCCTTTACGGCCAAACCCCGCTGCACGCCCAGGCCGTGCGCGACCCGGACCGGCTCGTCGCCCAGATCCGACTGACCGCCACCGACGTCTCCCGCCGCGGAGTCTGGGTTGAAAAGGTGATTCTGGACACGACTCCGGACGTGAACATCGAGGACATCGCCGAGGGCGACACTCCTCAAGCCGCCCTGCTTCAAGCCCTGAAAGACCTGGAAGAGGACCCCGCCGGGCTGGACGACTTCAAGGCCGATCTGCGCGATCTGACGGCCAAACTCGTCACCACGGACGTGGAGC
This genomic stretch from Desulfonatronum thiodismutans harbors:
- a CDS encoding RnfABCDGE type electron transport complex subunit D, which translates into the protein MPIKLPEIQKQKIMVKVLYALLPVIVTATYFFGLRVLAVLAVSMLFAFLTEWFMASRRGGKVTQACFVTGALYALSLPPSIPFWITAVGIVVGILFGKELFGGFGKNVFNPAIVGRAFIWLSFPLQMTNQFVPVFRDFPGGFAHWSMAAAGELPEYLRQSGQNIVDAMTSATPMVAHKNFDYEIGFLDLFTGAIGVFFDAGEQTLLMGAGSMGEASAAAILLGAAYLLYTRTAQWRLMIPPILGASALCLFLRYGLDVEAVPPLHFTLFSGALLYAAVFMVTEPVSAPKLPKSQWIYGLFIGMMIVFFRSYGIFYGAVAFSILLGNMIAPSLDLWIKRFTAPAPKPKATPAGEAKA
- a CDS encoding FMN-binding protein, whose translation is MKKDSLPYVLGFMLAISVFFGAGVSLVHHGTKDMLARNEQLHRNRTIAQAFELSVEGRDAEAFAAAVQEHIREKALPSDQRTWTVFERITDAEDQADVGFIFQGQGVWDLIRGIIVLSPDLTTVRNIRFLQHAETPGLGGRIEEDWFLEQFQGLSIAWDRPRDRRVIIGQALDPNAPNRVDAITGATGTSQALMDMLNNELHRFREAYLEASQDALHADDSEG
- the rsxE gene encoding electron transport complex subunit RsxE, translating into MAETSKTIFEKGIWSENPVYRQVLGICSALAVTNLLTNTLLMCAGVIFTTAMSNLTVSILRNYIPKRIRMMVQVLIIASFVMMVDIMIRAGAPDIHRFIGPYVGLIITNCIIMGRAEAFASQNRPWPSLLDGLATGLGYSFVLIAIALIREPLGFGTILGFPLPARDLWWHSWTIMIMPPGAFFTLGLLTWWARAKTDPSVKG
- a CDS encoding BrnT family toxin is translated as MRIDFDPAKSAKNAQERDIPFDLAAKFEWADAVFAEDVRNQYPERRFIAVGYLGGRLHVVCFTPIIGGIRIISMRKANEREAKAYGKAIANDRS
- a CDS encoding BrnA antitoxin family protein, yielding MTDHEGEVRELTAEDFQSFGSPENVLPQELRETLTNYQRPADTSPRVVNLLLSRDIVECFQATGDGWQQRINSALRDWLRHHNPASLR
- a CDS encoding metallophosphoesterase family protein; the protein is MFSFLHVADIHLDSPLHGLSRYEGAPVDEIRGATRQALANLVDYAVDNAVPLVVLAGDVYDADCPDYQTLLHFAEQMSRLGGHGIQVVMIRGNHDADNPMTASLRLPENVHVLSSTKADTWRSPDLPVAVHGRSYAGREILDNLAATYPAPLPDLFNIGLLHTAMTGRAGHARYAPCSLNDLTAKGYQYWALGHVHDHEIVHRDPHVVYSGCIQGRHIREAGAKGCVRVDVHPDGTVRTERVILDVLRWMLLDLNLTGARDLDDLRLAVTSGLRDALAARQDDRLTAVRLRLYGQTPLHAQAVRDPDRLVAQIRLTATDVSRRGVWVEKVILDTTPDVNIEDIAEGDTPQAALLQALKDLEEDPAGLDDFKADLRDLTAKLVTTDVEPPDLDDPRVRAALIRDARDLLLPMLTTISASPSRPDVPHAH